One Loxodonta africana isolate mLoxAfr1 chromosome 15, mLoxAfr1.hap2, whole genome shotgun sequence genomic window carries:
- the LOC135227705 gene encoding putative olfactory receptor 8G3 — MAAGNHSTVTEFILAGLTEKPELHLVLFLFFLGTYVVTVVGNLGMVTLIVLSSHLHVPMYYFLSNLSFVDLCQSTVITPKMLVNFLTEENTISYPECMTQLYHFIVFAIAECHMLSVMAYDCYVSICNPLLYNVTMSYQVCSWLVVEVCMMGLTVATAHTGCMLRVILCKATIINHYFCDILSLLELSCSNTYINEVVLLCFSVFNILAPTLTIIGSYVSIIASILRIHSTEGRSKAFSTCSCHISAVTLFYGSLAFMYLLPSNVSSMDQIKVSSLFYTIIVPMLNPLIYSLRNKDVKVAFNKIIEKRPFCISKDL; from the coding sequence ATGGCAGCAGGAAATCACTCCACAGTGACTGAGTTCATCCTCGCTGGgctaacagaaaaaccagagcTCCATCTggtcctctttcttttcttcctaggaaCTTATGTGGTCACAGTGGTGGGGAACCTGGGCATGGTTACATTGATTGTGCTCAGTTCTCACCTGCATGTccccatgtactatttcctcagcaATTTGTCCTTCGTTGATCTCTGCCAGTCCACTGTCATTACCcccaaaatgctggtgaactttTTGACAGAGGAGAACACTATCTCCTACCCTGAATGCATGACTCAGCTCTATCACTTTATTGTTTTTGCTATTGCAGAGTGTCATATGTTGTCTGTGATGGCATATGATTGCTATGTTTCCATCTGTAACCCATTGCTTTACAATGTCACCATGTCTTATCAGGTCTGCTCCTGGTTGGTAGTTGAGGTATGTATGATGGGCTTGACTGTTGCAACAGCTCACACAGGTTGCATGCTAAGAGTGATTCTCTGCAAGGCTACAATAATCAACCATTATTTCTGTGACATTTTATCACTTCTGGAGCTCTCCTGCTCCAATACCTACATCAATGAAGTGGTACTTTTGTGCTtcagtgtatttaatattcttgcaCCAACCTTGACCATCATTGGCTCTTATGTCTCCATCATTGCCAGCATACTGCGAATCCACTCCACTGAGGGTAGGTCCAAAGCCTTCAGCACATGCAGCTGCCACATCTCGGCTGTTACACTCTTTTATGGTTCTCTAGCATTCATGTACCTACTGCCATCAAATGTCAGCTCCATGGACCAAATCAAAGTGTCTTCTCTGTTTTACACCATTATTGTGCCAATGCTGAACCCcctgatctacagcctgaggaataaggaCGTCAAAGTTGCTTTCAATAAAATCATTGAGAAAAGACCATTTTGCATTAGCAAAGATTTATAA